In Candidatus Hydrogenedentota bacterium, one DNA window encodes the following:
- a CDS encoding glycine zipper domain-containing protein, protein MKTWTLALTVAGVAIVFVSLTGCQTRAQEGALLGGALGAGTGAIIGSTTGHAAGGALIGGAVGAFSGAIIGDQLDQANKRPAAPPPSNTTRGHYENRIVRTPSGETYEERVWVPDR, encoded by the coding sequence ATGAAAACGTGGACGTTGGCCTTGACCGTGGCAGGCGTCGCGATTGTGTTTGTTTCGTTGACCGGCTGCCAAACGCGGGCGCAGGAAGGCGCATTGCTGGGCGGTGCGCTGGGCGCCGGCACGGGCGCGATTATTGGCAGTACGACCGGCCACGCGGCCGGCGGAGCGCTGATCGGCGGCGCCGTTGGCGCATTTTCGGGCGCCATCATCGGCGATCAACTGGATCAGGCCAACAAGCGGCCTGCCGCGCCGCCTCCGTCGAATACCACCCGCGGCCATTACGAGAATCGCATTGTCCGAACCCCATCCGGAGAAACCTACGAAGAACGGGTCTGGGTGCCCGACCGCTAA